The Bacteroidales bacterium region AGTTCATGAAAATGAGTGAATTGAAGAAGTTATATAAAGACAAGAAGGAATTATTCACGAACTATTTAAAGATAAATCGTGTGAAATACCAGGATCAGGAAGGAATTATTCAATTCATTGGATATATGGAATCAAACTAAAATAGAAGTAGTTTTTTTGTCATGGTAATTAAAGCACACCGTACCCAATATATCCCATAAAAACTGAAAAGGGGTGGTATTTCTCTAGCATATGAATGGAAAAGAAAGAATACTAACAGCCCTTGAGATAAGAGAAGCGGATTGCGTCCCCTTGTATATCCACGGTATCAATGAGGCGCCAATCATCGGCATTGGAAAACAAATGACGGATGATCTTCCTGAACCCCGGGATTTCAGATTGATGAATGACCGGGATAAATTCAAGCTTGTGGATACGCTTTTTATGATCCATGAGCAGTTTGACATCGACGGCATCACGACTTTTGAACTAGGTCACGAAGAAAAAGTAGATGATCTTCATGTTAAAGATGGATTCGGAGTGGTCTACAAATTGTCGGAATACGGCATTCCCGTACCTGTTGGCCACCCTCTAAAAACGATGGCTGACCTGAAAAATTTCACTTCCCCGGTTCCCCGAAAAGAAGATTTGGGCCTTTTAAACCTTGCAGTTGAACGGTTCAAAGGTCAAAAGGCCACGTTTTGGCTTATGAGGGGCATTTTCGTCCGTTCATGGCGGTTGATCGGTATGACAAACTACATGCTAAATTTATATACCGATCCTGAATTTCTCCACCAGGTGGCGAAAATGATGTTGGAATTCAATCTTGCCCAGTTGGACCTGCTGGTTGAAGCTGGTCTTGATGTTCTTGTCATTGAAGATGATATTGCTATGGACAACGGGCCCATGATCTCTCTGGAACATTTCAAACTATTTGTAAATCAATACAACAGGCAGATCGTCGAAAGAGCGCATCAAAAAGGGCTTAAAGTGGTCAGACACTCTGATGGTAAGCTCTGGCCCCTTTTGGATGTTCTTATCGAAACCGGGTACGATGGGATCAATCCCCTGGAGCCCCAGGCTGGTATGGCAATGAAAAAGGTAAAAGATTACTGCGGTGATAAGATCTGTCTGTTAGGGAACATCGATTGTGTGGATCTTCTGCCCAATGGGACTCCAAAGCAGGTTGAGCAGGCCGTCATCCAAACGATTGAAGACGGGGCCGCTGGCGGCGGGTTGATAATCTGCTCTTCTAATTCGTTACATCCAGGGGT contains the following coding sequences:
- a CDS encoding uroporphyrinogen decarboxylase family protein; the protein is MNGKERILTALEIREADCVPLYIHGINEAPIIGIGKQMTDDLPEPRDFRLMNDRDKFKLVDTLFMIHEQFDIDGITTFELGHEEKVDDLHVKDGFGVVYKLSEYGIPVPVGHPLKTMADLKNFTSPVPRKEDLGLLNLAVERFKGQKATFWLMRGIFVRSWRLIGMTNYMLNLYTDPEFLHQVAKMMLEFNLAQLDLLVEAGLDVLVIEDDIAMDNGPMISLEHFKLFVNQYNRQIVERAHQKGLKVVRHSDGKLWPLLDVLIETGYDGINPLEPQAGMAMKKVKDYCGDKICLLGNIDCVDLLPNGTPKQVEQAVIQTIEDGAAGGGLIICSSNSLHPGVKPENCMAMFGAVRKHGQYKIAGNRGGGDWLEKASEK